A stretch of DNA from Scleropages formosus chromosome 13, fSclFor1.1, whole genome shotgun sequence:
aagtataatttaaaaattgctcTCCCATGTACAAGCCaaaagtatccacaataatgttttaactttaCATATTACTGTGAATATTTTGACTTAAACACATACTACTGAATTGGGCATTTAAATTGTCTAGTAAAGATAACTTACTTCTAACTACAAGAAAGAAGaatttcaaactgaaataattacaacttatgtttttttctttaaaaaaaaaaaaaaaaaaaaaaacccccacaccTCATCAGGCGGCTTCCACACTCAGCAAACTGGGGTGGTACTTTTTACCCAAGGGCAAAGTGAAAAGGCTTCTGAACTACATTACACCTCCAGAGAATAAATATAGTAGCAGTAGGAGTCCCTTGGTCCCGCTGTCTAGATGTAACCTCCAGatcaaaagtttttcttttataacAAACAGCCTGGTTTTCTTTCTACCAATATTCCATAGACTGGAACCATTTAGTTCTTTCCCACATGAATGTGTGGATTCAGCCGGGGATCCAGGTTGGGGTCAGCATCAGCTGAAGCTCTTCCTAGCTTTGACATGATGCTGATGAGGGTGAAGAACCCCAATGTGCCAAGCAACAGGATAAGCAGGAATCGCTGCTTCAGGCTTAAGGATGTTCTCTTGGAACCAGACCGATTCCTAGAAAATTaagataaaggaaaaaatgaggtTGCTCCTATGAGACTACAAATTTTGTTTACAACCTTACAGGAAGAATAATATGAGAATTATGAGAATAAAACGCTTAACAGTAAAGTCCATGACTTGTTCATATGCACTGAAAAAACCTCGAATGAGCCGATATTTTAGTGCtgtatatttaatgtttatacaaatagctgaaaataagccatttcatttcaaattcaCATTTAGATTTAAGATGCTAATTTCCACATATTAGCTTTTATACATCTGAATGCAAAATTCTTGAACATATATTGCAAACAATATCCTGCATCAGAAGTAAAAGTTGTGACCTAAAGGTATTTCAGAAAGCAAATTAAGTCAAGGAAACTAACTTCAAGATCTGTGCAAACCAGCTCAGCGCTGGTCGGCGGCGATACTTGTCATCATCAAAGTCAATCTGTGTCACAGATGATTGTGCAGAGTCTCGAGTGTCATAGACCTTTCGTGGTGAAGAGGCTGGAGGCAGAATAGGTAAAATGCAGATTAAAAATCACATGCTCCATTCTTacaccacattttttttaaacatgtaccCACCACAACAAGTTGCctaaaaaattacactgcttcCACTAAAACAGTTTTATACTTCTTCATAcaaatctgtttttctctgctgtAAGAAGAACCTAGTTACAAATATTAATGCAATGTCAAACACTTAAAAATCATTGAATTCACAATAATtctagtttttttcccctctcttatTGTTCAGGTTTAAAGCGCCATTAATTTTATACCTTTCTCCCTCAGAATGGTTGCAGAATAGCCATTTTTTACAGTAAGCTATGCTACATGGGAACATTTCTTTCATATGCTGCTTACAGGAATATAGACATACCACTGAAAACTGTACAAAGAGATGGCGACTCTGCAGATATGACACTTCAATCGTTAGCATCACCAGTACCTGTGTGAATCGTGATGGAATCATTTGCTGGAGCTCCACTCATACTAATGACGGCATGGCCCTGAGAAACCAGGCTCCCGTTGTTAGCAGAGGTGGCAAATTGTGTctgagcaggagctggagatgATTCTGGATGCGAGATGAAGGACTGGTTGGATGAAGTGCTGGCTGTCTGCGCCGCAGATGCTGGGGGGTGGGCAGAAGACAAATCAAGAGCTTACCAACTTACATTCGTTTTTTACCACCATTTGGATCTACAGggaaagatttattttaaaacaattttctggAAACATTGCATTCAAAGTCATTTTAATGCTCTTGGCATTCGGAGTTATTACTTACCATCAAAGGATGACCAATTGTTGTAGTCAGTGACATCAAATGATGTGTTTTCTTGTGAATTGCCTGTTTCTTCAATCTTGAGAGATCAAATTGATCATACTGTTAAAACACCTCAACCACAATATCATACTGATTCTCAGCAAGTCTTTCATTAGAAGATTTCAttacaatttaaagaaaaattagaaCTAATTGactacaatgaaaaatataatgttaattaaattacaCTGCAACACTTATAATACAACCTCAATGAACTAGTGACAAACATTGAATAGTGATACTGCTACGAATGACATTCCTGCAGGAAAAGGCATTCACACCTTTGGTAGATTCATGCTACAGAATGTTATGACCATTCTGTCAAACCAATGAAAGAATATcacatcaaaaattaaaaagaaaacaaccatTAAGGTATCAAAAAGTCTGTATGAGAAAACCTGCAGATTATTTCTCACCAATGGCAATCCCAGGCCAGCTCTGGCCCAGTTCACCGAGGACAGTTGTTCCCTAAGCACATCGGCAACAGGGCTTGCCAGGTTGGAGGGTGGGAACACAGGCCCCTGGCAAGAGGGGCACTGGTATCCAGCAGGTGCGGTGTGCAAGGGCAGCCGGGTTGCCAGCTCATTCAAACAAGACCAGTGGAATAAATCTGGAAGAACAATAGATGAGAGGTAATAGGGAAGTCAAAACAGAATGGGAACCCTGGGCCTGAAAAAGTGGCCGGGGCCAAACTTTGCTAGTTGCTCTCACCATAACACACCAGCCTAACCGTATCCTGGGAAGCCAGTGGCGTGGAGCACAAGCGACAGTTTGGGTTGTAGTCACTATCCTGGAGCCACTGTAGGTACGACTGCACTATGCACTGCAATCCAGCAGGAAGGGAGGTGAAAAGGATAAAAATCATTAACAGATCATTGCAACACTTTGCAAAATATAATAACGTTTGCCACGCACATTCCATTTGCCTTGCAGGCACTTTTATTGTAAAGGCTACATAAGGTCAAAACAGCGAAACACAAAACATCAGTAGCACAGATAACGGAGAAATTATACCCTCCTCTTGTGCAATTAATCAGCATTTAAACTATTGTATTAAATGTACGGCTGATAGGGTATTGTTAgagttactgcttttggatccaaaggttgcaggttcaatctccacctctggctgtagcctGAGCaaagatacttatcctaaattactccagtagagctacccagctgtataaatgggtaaataactgtaagactGCCAACactaataactgtaaccttaacattgtaaggtgttttagaggaaagcatcagcaaaatgaataaatgtaaaaaaaattatgtaatcaATCATCACCATTTACTCTATTTTTACACTACTGTGACAAATTACCTATTTTCttttagaaataaacacaataattGCCTACAGAcctcctttttaaaataaactaaaaatccCCCTCAATTACCCCAACCGCTGGTCGACAGCACCCACTAACCTTGCTATGGTTGGAGACGAGGCAGTGTTCGCACACATTGACCCGGTGTTCGAAGCAGAACAGATTGGTCACCTTTCTCTTAGGACATTTGCACAGACCCATGGCCTGACCTgacagacagagaaaacaaGCTCAAATAATTTGATTCAcatctgttaaatgtaaaataataaataaacacaagaaaaccTAATCGGCATAACATCATGAGACACGTCATGATGATTCGCCGCCGGATTCTCTTCAGAGAGTCTGAAGACCTCGTCCTGTCCCATTTCATTCTACAACGTAGCCAAAAAATACTCTGCTGCTAAGACAGCAGGAGGACATAACTGCATGCTGCTGTCAGcactatgtttaaaaacttaTCTTTGAATTTCAACTTACTTCATATATATAACTGTAACTACATAACGACTCATGCTATTTGCTAGCTTAGCTAGCACTGCAGGCTAACCTACTCGGAATCACATGATAAACTCGTTGGCAGGTTTTAAGCAGACAACTGGAAAATAATAACAGGCAAGTATTACCGAATGTGAGCGTTTTACATATGTACCTGTACTTCGGAAATGGACAACTGCCCTCTTCTAACATATACTGGTAGAAATGTAAATCACTTGAATCGTATTTCGAGTTGTGTTCACTGTTAACTTCCTCCAACTTGTTATGCCACGTCTCTTCCGGTATAGTCGCATTTTGATGACGTTGACATGACCTCACGCTTGACCTTTTGCCTTTAATgtgttatgttaaaaaatagctttattttaatatatgttcGTTTTTAAAATACTAACAGAGATATTTGAGAGACAAAATTGTGCTCATAACTTCTGAAAGTGTTGTAAAGAAGCAGTCGGACATGGGAATAAACATTGGTTTGCTCCTATCTCCGCCGGAAGTTCTGCTGTTGCGAACGCAAAGGCgggcaatttaaaattaatggttTCTGCCTGCTGCACCGAGACATtacactacatttttttaaaaaaatattttgaattacaGCGGATTGATTTTGTTGGACGAATCGGTCAAAATGAGCACCAGAAAAGCACGACCAGCTTCGGCGGGACGCgggagtgaaaatgaaaacaacatacGTACGTAAATACAATTCCATCCATCCGCTCGTTATCTGCGTTCGTCACGTCACAACCACGGCTGTCAGTCGCGATCTTTACTGATCGTTATTGCTGGTCATCCAACTTTTACTTATCTTTGTGCAGTGCGTCTCACGGCGTTTGATTTTTAGCTGTACAACGTCCTACTGGTTGTGGATgttgtgacaaataaaatttgaatgtgattttttcataacacatcatcatcatcacgaATACTCGGTTCTCTGTTACTAGACTAGACTAGAGCCGAGTATTattctgtatcaattcagggttagtataACTTATAAGTACCTGACTTGTGATTCGAATTGTGTGTGGCGATGAATGTTATTCGAGATATACATTaatttggggcagcaggtactgtgCTGTTTGGGGCCCCAAAACAACACAGTACTTGCTGCCCCATGTATATCTCAATATTTACTTAAGTATTGGGTTAGTGTTTG
This window harbors:
- the zfpl1 gene encoding zinc finger protein-like 1, giving the protein MGLCKCPKRKVTNLFCFEHRVNVCEHCLVSNHSKCIVQSYLQWLQDSDYNPNCRLCSTPLASQDTVRLVCYDLFHWSCLNELATRLPLHTAPAGYQCPSCQGPVFPPSNLASPVADVLREQLSSVNWARAGLGLPLIEETGNSQENTSFDVTDYNNWSSFDASAAQTASTSSNQSFISHPESSPAPAQTQFATSANNGSLVSQGHAVISMSGAPANDSITIHTASSPRKVYDTRDSAQSSVTQIDFDDDKYRRRPALSWFAQILKNRSGSKRTSLSLKQRFLLILLLGTLGFFTLISIMSKLGRASADADPNLDPRLNPHIHVGKN